In Sphingomonas crusticola, the genomic window ACCCAAGCGGAAGGGGAATTGAGTATTGTGTATTGTGTCCCCGGAATGTGCGGCAGCGGCTGCTGCTATCGGCATCGGTGGAGCAGTGGCCTTGTTGGCAAACTAGGGAGGCAAGTGTGGTATTTACGGAAGAAGCGGGTGTTTGCGGCAAAACGGTAATGAAATACAAAAAGTCGGAAATATCTATTAAGATATATGTGCCTACTAGAGTACAGAAAGGCCGAGGAGAGTTTTCCTGTAAATTCTCCATTTCCGGCGAGACCATGAATTTCTCAGGTGAGTCAACGGGCTTGGACTCAATGCAAGCAATTATTTTATCCATGAGAAAAATCGGTACATATCTTCGGGTAGATGACGAAATAG contains:
- a CDS encoding DUF6968 family protein; translated protein: PSGRGIEYCVLCPRNVRQRLLLSASVEQWPCWQTREASVVFTEEAGVCGKTVMKYKKSEISIKIYVPTRVQKGRGEFSCKFSISGETMNFSGESTGLDSMQAIILSMRKIGTYLRVDDEIDHDAVEWEHGPPNFPVFENLI